Proteins co-encoded in one Acidobacteriota bacterium genomic window:
- a CDS encoding ATP phosphoribosyltransferase yields the protein MSETKKLKLGIPKGSLQDATIALFQRAGWNIYASGRSYFPGIDDVEIECMLVRAQEMARYVEHGALDAGLTGNDWVQENQTDVEYVTSLTYSKQSRQKVKWVLAVPEDSPFQKAEDLAGKIIATELVEFTKRYFASKNIPVTVEFSWGATEVKPPTLADAIVEVTETGSSLRANRLRIIETLMESETQLIANKAAFKDDWKRAKINNISLMLNAAIAAQGRVGLMLNARKADLPLVIAVLPALNSPTVSQLSDPDWVALNTILDESLVRDVIPKLKAAGATGIVEYPLSKVVL from the coding sequence ATGAGTGAGACCAAGAAGCTGAAGCTCGGCATCCCCAAGGGCAGCCTGCAGGACGCAACCATTGCGCTGTTTCAGCGCGCCGGCTGGAACATCTACGCCAGCGGCCGCAGCTACTTTCCCGGCATCGATGACGTGGAGATCGAGTGCATGCTCGTCCGCGCGCAGGAGATGGCCCGCTACGTCGAGCACGGCGCGCTTGACGCCGGCCTGACCGGCAACGACTGGGTGCAGGAGAATCAGACCGACGTCGAGTACGTCACCAGCCTCACCTACTCCAAGCAGAGCCGCCAGAAGGTGAAGTGGGTGCTCGCCGTGCCCGAAGACTCGCCCTTCCAGAAGGCCGAGGACCTCGCCGGAAAGATTATCGCCACCGAGCTGGTCGAGTTCACCAAGCGCTACTTCGCATCGAAGAACATCCCCGTCACCGTCGAGTTCAGTTGGGGAGCGACCGAGGTCAAGCCTCCCACTCTGGCCGACGCCATCGTCGAGGTCACCGAGACCGGAAGCTCGCTGCGCGCCAACCGCCTGCGCATCATCGAGACGCTGATGGAGAGCGAGACGCAGCTCATCGCCAACAAGGCCGCCTTCAAAGACGACTGGAAGCGCGCGAAGATCAACAACATCTCGCTGATGTTGAACGCAGCCATCGCCGCACAGGGCCGCGTCGGCCTGATGCTCAACGCCCGTAAGGCAGACCTGCCTCTCGTGATCGCCGTTCTTCCCGCGCTGAACTCGCCGACGGTCTCGCAGCTCAGCGACCCCGATTGGGTCGCGTTGAACACGATCCTCGATGAGTCGCTGGTGCGCGACGTCATCCCCAAGCTCAAGGCCGCGGGAGCAACCGGCATCGTCGAATATCCGCTCAGCAAGGTTGTTCTTTAG
- the hisI gene encoding phosphoribosyl-AMP cyclohydrolase, producing the protein MAEGPKIDFAKMDGLVPGIVQDYKTGEMLMLGFLNETSYQKTLESGFVTFWSRTRSKLWMKGETSGNRLRIIEASTDCDNDALLFRVEVEGDGLVCHEGTVSCFTKKIETEKN; encoded by the coding sequence ATGGCTGAAGGACCAAAGATCGACTTTGCGAAGATGGACGGCCTCGTTCCCGGCATCGTCCAGGACTACAAGACCGGCGAGATGCTGATGCTGGGCTTCCTCAATGAGACCAGCTACCAGAAGACGCTCGAGAGCGGCTTCGTCACCTTCTGGAGCCGCACCCGATCCAAGCTCTGGATGAAGGGCGAGACCAGCGGCAACCGCCTGCGCATTATCGAGGCCTCCACCGACTGCGACAACGACGCCCTGCTCTTCCGCGTCGAGGTCGAGGGCGATGGCCTGGTCTGCCACGAGGGCACCGTAAGCTGCTTCACGAAGAAGATCGAAACGGAGAAGAACTAA
- a CDS encoding helix-hairpin-helix domain-containing protein produces MRNLRSKFLALALMFTMPLTIAVAQKPAKNAAAPAAAAATPDNKLDINTATADQLKAFPGIGDAYSKRIIDGRPYTAKNQLVSRGVLPESVYNKIKDSIIASKPAKK; encoded by the coding sequence ATGCGCAATCTTCGCTCGAAGTTCCTGGCACTTGCACTGATGTTCACCATGCCGCTGACCATTGCTGTGGCGCAGAAGCCTGCAAAAAATGCAGCCGCTCCGGCAGCCGCTGCCGCAACACCGGACAACAAGCTCGACATCAACACCGCCACCGCAGACCAGTTGAAAGCCTTCCCGGGCATCGGCGATGCGTACTCCAAGCGCATCATCGACGGACGTCCGTACACGGCGAAGAACCAGCTCGTCTCGCGTGGCGTGCTTCCTGAGAGCGTTTACAACAAGATCAAGGACTCGATCATCGCCAGCAAGCCCGCCAAGAAATAG
- a CDS encoding LssY C-terminal domain-containing protein: protein MIHSKRFQGYKRRQSGLPVEAVLLLILGLCAAAPNRTIAQEQPGSTIPALPSSVPSIAPHIEAIIGMRNQKVASATEVPAHKQNYEFTLKDGSWLDTGVFLAAGELADFTVTGNLTLADNRQTTADGLDRGWKDLLRQFPLNQAKVGAVIGRISDMGASVPFSIGASGQVAMPTTGKLYLAVNVGSDLTFSGEYKVKVRFSKPATFKINVLAAPSKPIDSMLTPEIFADIPRRVSDSASGTGNPGDMVNFALIGTKEEVEAAYKAAGWVAVDKSVQDALLNGLLKTLSKEAYTEMPMSTLYLFGRAQDMSFARADPLMVAAERHHLRVWQTGKTVDGRPLWVGSATHDIGFEKDQRTGGVTHKIDPEIDKERDYLLQSFDAAGVYASAAYVTPSNPMLEARTATGGSFHSDGRIVVMNLK, encoded by the coding sequence ATGATTCACTCTAAACGATTTCAAGGGTATAAGCGACGGCAGAGTGGTCTGCCGGTCGAGGCCGTACTGTTGTTGATACTGGGGCTTTGTGCCGCTGCGCCGAACCGCACCATTGCCCAGGAGCAGCCGGGCAGCACCATTCCAGCGCTTCCTTCGTCCGTGCCCTCCATCGCCCCGCACATTGAGGCGATCATTGGCATGCGCAACCAGAAGGTGGCAAGCGCGACGGAGGTGCCGGCGCACAAACAGAACTACGAGTTCACGCTGAAGGACGGCAGTTGGCTGGACACCGGCGTCTTTCTTGCCGCGGGCGAATTGGCTGACTTCACCGTAACCGGCAATCTCACGCTGGCCGACAACCGTCAGACCACAGCCGACGGACTCGACCGCGGGTGGAAGGACCTGCTCCGCCAGTTTCCTTTGAATCAGGCAAAGGTCGGCGCCGTGATTGGGCGTATCAGCGATATGGGGGCCTCCGTTCCCTTCTCTATTGGAGCCTCTGGGCAGGTAGCTATGCCAACTACAGGAAAGTTGTACCTCGCCGTGAATGTAGGCAGCGACCTGACATTTAGTGGCGAATACAAGGTGAAGGTCAGGTTTTCAAAGCCGGCGACCTTCAAGATCAATGTTCTGGCGGCCCCTTCAAAGCCAATCGATTCAATGCTTACTCCTGAGATCTTCGCCGACATCCCACGCCGGGTCAGCGATAGCGCCAGTGGCACCGGCAATCCCGGAGACATGGTCAACTTCGCGCTGATTGGTACGAAGGAGGAGGTTGAAGCAGCTTATAAAGCCGCCGGATGGGTTGCTGTCGATAAGTCGGTGCAGGATGCCCTCCTCAACGGCCTGCTGAAGACCTTGAGCAAGGAGGCCTATACCGAGATGCCGATGAGCACGCTCTACCTCTTCGGGCGGGCGCAGGACATGTCGTTCGCCCGGGCCGATCCTCTGATGGTGGCGGCCGAAAGACACCACCTGCGTGTATGGCAGACCGGCAAGACCGTGGACGGCAGGCCTCTATGGGTAGGTTCGGCAACGCATGATATCGGCTTCGAGAAGGACCAGCGCACGGGCGGAGTAACGCACAAGATCGATCCCGAGATCGACAAGGAGCGCGACTACCTGTTGCAGAGCTTCGACGCGGCAGGCGTCTATGCGAGCGCTGCCTACGTCACGCCTTCAAATCCGATGCTTGAAGCTCGAACGGCAACGGGAGGCAGCTTTCACTCCGACGGGCGCATCGTTGTGATGAATCTCAAGTGA
- a CDS encoding DUF4397 domain-containing protein produces the protein MSLLDLVRKGATLAATAALAVALAGCQGIVSSQSGSQVRIIDASADAPGLDVYQNNAAIAYNLGFGTVTSYVPVDPGTYTTTATQAGTKQVLTTSKATFVTGAQYTVLIGNAAANLQQLILKDQSQAAPSGQIGLRFIDQATRISAQDIYLVPAGQKLTAVTPVYTNITFGINTGYLNIPTGTYTLVMVPTGTVPASDTIATYTGAQVTYTGGSVTTIIMIDQQIVTTPGLQVITAPDYVSPTATS, from the coding sequence ATGTCGCTTCTCGACCTTGTAAGGAAAGGTGCCACCCTTGCCGCAACCGCCGCACTGGCCGTTGCGCTTGCCGGCTGCCAGGGTATTGTATCGAGCCAGAGCGGCTCGCAGGTGCGCATCATCGACGCATCCGCCGACGCCCCTGGGCTGGACGTCTACCAGAACAACGCGGCCATCGCCTACAACCTGGGCTTCGGCACCGTCACCTCGTATGTTCCTGTCGATCCGGGAACCTATACCACCACGGCAACACAGGCGGGCACGAAGCAGGTTCTCACGACATCCAAGGCGACCTTTGTAACCGGGGCCCAGTACACCGTGCTGATCGGCAACGCCGCCGCCAACCTGCAGCAGCTTATCTTGAAGGACCAGAGCCAGGCGGCGCCCTCCGGGCAGATTGGTCTGCGCTTCATCGACCAGGCAACACGAATCTCCGCGCAGGACATCTACCTGGTTCCCGCGGGACAAAAGCTCACGGCTGTCACGCCGGTTTATACCAACATCACCTTCGGCATCAACACCGGCTACCTGAACATCCCCACTGGAACTTACACGCTCGTCATGGTTCCAACGGGAACGGTTCCAGCCAGCGATACAATTGCTACCTACACCGGCGCGCAGGTGACATATACCGGAGGCTCTGTGACGACGATCATTATGATCGACCAGCAGATCGTCACGACACCTGGTCTTCAGGTGATTACAGCGCCTGATTACGTCTCTCCCACAGCGACAAGCTAG
- a CDS encoding adenosylhomocysteinase, translating to MATATIDKAAGATDYKVADISLAEFGRKEIDIAEQEMPGLMSIRNKYAPSKPLAGVRVTGSLHMTIQTAVLIETMVALGADVRWASCNIFSTQDHAAAAIAAAGVPVFAWKGETLEEYWWCTDQALRHKGGLGPQIVIDDGGDVTLLIHKGVDLEKGDGWVNTPSGNHEEQVIKDLLKKTHAEDSSYFQKMAKEWKGVAEETTTGVHRLYKMMEQGKLLVPAINVNDSVTKSKFDNLYGCRESLVDGIKRATDVMVAGKTAVICGYGDVGKGSAASLRGLGARVIVTEIDPINALQAAMEGYEVTTLEETLGRADIYVTCTGNLDIITFEHMQQMKDQAIVCNIGHFDNEIQMDQLNSAKGVIKLNIKPQVDKYTFPGGNSIFVLAEGRLVNLGCATGHPSFVMSNSFSNQTLAALDLWKNKDIYKVGVYILPKKLDEEVARLHLEKIGVKLTTLSPKQAEYLGVSVEGPYKAEQYRY from the coding sequence ATGGCCACAGCAACCATCGATAAAGCAGCAGGTGCGACTGATTACAAGGTCGCGGATATCTCGCTGGCAGAGTTCGGACGCAAAGAGATCGACATCGCCGAGCAGGAGATGCCCGGCCTGATGTCGATCCGCAACAAGTATGCTCCGTCGAAGCCGCTGGCGGGTGTTCGCGTCACTGGATCGCTGCACATGACGATCCAGACTGCCGTGCTGATCGAGACCATGGTTGCCCTCGGCGCCGATGTGCGCTGGGCGAGCTGTAACATCTTCTCCACGCAGGACCATGCTGCTGCCGCCATTGCCGCTGCCGGGGTTCCGGTCTTTGCCTGGAAGGGCGAGACGCTCGAAGAGTACTGGTGGTGCACGGACCAGGCGCTGCGCCATAAAGGCGGCCTGGGACCGCAGATCGTCATCGACGACGGCGGCGACGTGACGCTGCTGATCCACAAGGGCGTCGATCTTGAGAAGGGCGACGGCTGGGTCAACACGCCATCCGGCAACCATGAAGAGCAGGTGATCAAGGATCTGTTGAAGAAGACCCACGCTGAGGACTCTTCCTACTTCCAGAAGATGGCGAAGGAGTGGAAGGGCGTCGCCGAAGAGACGACAACCGGCGTTCACCGTCTCTACAAGATGATGGAGCAGGGCAAGCTGCTGGTCCCCGCCATCAACGTCAACGACTCAGTGACGAAATCGAAGTTCGACAACCTGTACGGCTGCCGCGAGTCGCTGGTCGACGGCATCAAGCGCGCCACCGACGTGATGGTCGCCGGCAAGACTGCCGTGATCTGCGGCTACGGCGACGTAGGCAAAGGCTCTGCTGCTTCGCTTCGCGGGCTCGGCGCTCGTGTGATCGTGACCGAGATCGACCCGATCAACGCGCTACAGGCTGCGATGGAGGGCTACGAGGTCACGACTCTTGAAGAGACGCTCGGCCGCGCCGATATCTATGTCACGTGCACGGGCAATCTCGACATCATCACCTTCGAGCACATGCAGCAGATGAAGGACCAGGCGATCGTCTGCAACATCGGACACTTCGACAACGAGATCCAGATGGACCAGCTGAACAGCGCCAAGGGCGTTATCAAGCTGAACATCAAGCCGCAGGTGGACAAATACACCTTCCCCGGTGGAAACAGCATCTTCGTGCTGGCGGAAGGCCGCCTGGTGAACCTTGGCTGCGCAACGGGTCACCCGAGCTTCGTGATGTCGAACAGCTTCTCGAACCAAACGCTCGCAGCGCTGGACCTCTGGAAGAACAAGGATATCTACAAGGTGGGCGTTTACATCCTGCCGAAGAAGCTCGACGAAGAGGTTGCTCGTCTGCACCTGGAGAAGATCGGCGTGAAGCTGACGACATTGTCTCCGAAGCAGGCCGAGTATCTGGGGGTTTCCGTCGAAGGACCATACAAGGCGGAGCAATACCGCTACTGA
- a CDS encoding MFS transporter, which translates to MAQAEAADRETVNERALYAKVTRRIVPYLFLLYIVAYIDRVNVGFAAIDMKRQLGFSDSVYGTGAAIFFIGYALFDMPSSMVLQRVGTRLWIARIMITWGLIAAAMAFVRSPGSFYTMRFLLGVGEAGFVPGMLLYLTYWFPSHERARAVAKFMTATSLAGVFGGPISSGLLKLDGFGGLSGWQWLFIAEGIPTMLLGISVLFVLKDSPAQAEWLAPHEQQWLTRELELDRSRYGATQHHAFADAFRLPILWLLIFVYVAVQIGVYVVNLWMPLILSSLSTVKHNSSTIAGLSTIPYLLAAVFTVVAGWSSDRWNERSGHLAGCMFVAATGFMLSGMAGKMSVAMIGFSLATIGMLSAMGPFWALMTRSVTGPAAAAAVAMVTTLGALGGFTGPYLTGRSREATHSFAGGLYAIGAFLLLAAIVSLTTTALKSAKANS; encoded by the coding sequence ATGGCTCAGGCAGAGGCGGCGGATCGCGAGACGGTGAACGAGCGCGCGCTCTATGCGAAGGTCACGCGGCGCATCGTTCCGTACCTCTTCCTGCTCTACATCGTCGCCTATATCGATCGCGTGAACGTGGGCTTCGCCGCGATCGACATGAAACGCCAGCTCGGCTTCAGCGATTCGGTCTACGGCACGGGCGCGGCGATCTTCTTCATTGGCTATGCGCTGTTCGATATGCCAAGCAGCATGGTGCTGCAACGAGTTGGCACACGCTTGTGGATCGCTCGCATCATGATCACCTGGGGACTGATCGCTGCGGCGATGGCGTTTGTACGCTCGCCGGGATCGTTCTACACCATGCGCTTTCTCCTCGGCGTGGGCGAGGCGGGTTTTGTACCCGGCATGTTGCTTTACCTCACTTACTGGTTTCCATCGCACGAGCGCGCACGCGCTGTTGCGAAGTTCATGACGGCAACCTCGCTGGCGGGAGTCTTCGGCGGCCCCATCTCCAGCGGCTTGCTGAAGCTCGATGGATTCGGTGGTCTCAGTGGATGGCAATGGTTGTTTATCGCTGAAGGTATACCGACCATGCTGCTGGGTATCTCTGTGCTGTTCGTTCTCAAGGACAGCCCCGCACAGGCAGAGTGGCTTGCTCCTCATGAGCAACAGTGGCTTACGCGCGAGCTTGAGCTTGACCGCTCTCGTTATGGCGCTACGCAGCATCATGCCTTCGCGGATGCTTTCAGACTGCCTATTCTCTGGCTGCTGATCTTTGTGTATGTCGCGGTGCAGATCGGCGTCTACGTTGTAAACCTGTGGATGCCGTTGATCCTCAGCAGCCTTTCGACGGTCAAGCATAATTCGAGTACGATCGCCGGACTCTCGACGATTCCCTACCTGCTGGCCGCGGTGTTCACGGTCGTTGCCGGGTGGAGCTCCGATCGCTGGAACGAGCGCAGCGGACATCTTGCCGGTTGCATGTTTGTCGCGGCAACGGGCTTCATGCTGTCTGGCATGGCAGGCAAAATGTCGGTCGCCATGATTGGTTTTTCATTGGCGACGATCGGAATGCTGAGTGCAATGGGGCCCTTCTGGGCGCTGATGACGCGCAGCGTTACCGGCCCTGCCGCGGCGGCAGCAGTCGCCATGGTCACGACGCTGGGCGCTCTGGGCGGCTTTACTGGCCCTTACCTGACAGGAAGGTCACGTGAAGCCACTCACAGCTTTGCTGGTGGCCTCTATGCGATTGGAGCGTTTTTGCTGCTTGCAGCGATCGTCAGCCTGACGACGACGGCGTTGAAGAGTGCAAAAGCAAACAGCTAA
- the ada gene encoding bifunctional DNA-binding transcriptional regulator/O6-methylguanine-DNA methyltransferase Ada yields the protein MTARKTNSVRATDQWKQVLERDSTADGTFYYAVRSTGVVCKPSCPSRRPTRENVQFFSTLADALGAGYRTCRRCEPERTSPRPDPQAKLVGRVAKHLREHAEERRTMSDVARAAGVDRLTLMRAFRRVLGVSPAQYARAQRMERFQQKMRRPEMTVTDAIYEAGFGSSSRLYENSNARLGMTPREMKNGAANIAVRYATTDSPLGRLLVATTDKGVCTIAFGASDAENEEVLRNRFPNAKLVRENSSNGWLADAIEFIASQTGEHPLAATFPLDVRATAFQQRVWKALQQIPRGETRTYSGLAAELGSPSATRAVAGACAANPVAIVVPCHRVVGKDGSLTGYRWGTDRKRRLLEAEKSFATAQANLLQ from the coding sequence ATGACAGCGCGTAAAACCAATAGCGTCCGGGCGACAGATCAGTGGAAGCAGGTGCTTGAACGCGACTCAACGGCCGACGGCACGTTTTACTATGCCGTTCGATCAACCGGAGTCGTCTGCAAACCAAGCTGCCCGAGCAGGCGGCCGACACGAGAGAACGTGCAGTTCTTCTCGACGCTGGCCGACGCTTTGGGTGCAGGCTACCGCACCTGTCGCAGATGCGAGCCGGAGAGAACCTCTCCGCGGCCCGATCCGCAGGCAAAGCTGGTAGGACGTGTGGCAAAGCATCTGCGCGAACACGCTGAAGAGCGTCGAACAATGAGCGACGTTGCACGCGCCGCCGGAGTAGACCGGCTGACTCTGATGCGCGCCTTTCGCCGCGTGCTTGGCGTAAGTCCTGCACAGTATGCGCGCGCGCAGCGGATGGAACGCTTCCAACAAAAGATGAGGAGACCTGAGATGACGGTAACCGATGCAATCTATGAAGCCGGCTTTGGATCGAGCAGCAGGCTGTACGAAAACAGCAATGCGCGCCTGGGGATGACTCCTCGCGAGATGAAGAACGGTGCAGCCAACATCGCCGTTCGCTATGCAACGACAGACAGTCCGCTGGGACGCCTGCTCGTCGCGACGACAGACAAGGGGGTCTGCACCATCGCCTTCGGTGCAAGCGACGCCGAAAACGAAGAGGTCCTGCGCAACAGGTTCCCGAACGCGAAGCTAGTCCGGGAGAACAGTTCCAACGGATGGCTTGCCGATGCGATCGAATTTATCGCCAGCCAGACTGGCGAACATCCCCTGGCCGCGACCTTTCCGCTCGATGTTCGCGCCACAGCCTTTCAGCAGCGCGTATGGAAGGCCTTGCAGCAGATTCCACGCGGCGAGACACGCACCTACTCCGGCCTGGCTGCGGAGTTGGGATCGCCATCGGCGACCCGTGCCGTGGCCGGGGCCTGTGCCGCGAACCCTGTGGCGATTGTCGTTCCCTGCCATCGTGTCGTCGGCAAAGATGGTTCGCTGACAGGCTACCGCTGGGGCACGGACCGCAAGCGCAGATTGCTCGAAGCTGAAAAGAGCTTCGCAACGGCACAGGCAAACCTATTACAGTAG
- a CDS encoding methionine adenosyltransferase, with protein MYGAENLPRPFKEFVLSTQERFLFTSESVTEGHPDKIADQVSDAILDACLAQDPYSRVACETLTCTGLVVIAGEITTKAYVDFQSLVRGTIASIGYDNALYGFDSNTCAVISTINKQSGDIAMGVDTGGAGDQGMMFGYATNETPELMPTPISLAHRLALKLSEVRKNGSMSYLRPDGKSQVTVEYDANHKPVRVDAVVISTQHAETVGNEELRSDILKNVIQAVIPSNLLDENTKYHINPTGRFVVGGPMGDTGLTGRKIIVDTYGGMGRHGGGAFSGKDATKVDRSAAYMARYVAKNIVAAGLADRCEVQLAYAIGVAEPVSVLVDTFSTGKVDETKLVELVRKNFSLTPKGIIETLQLRRPVFKATAAYGHFGRSGENFTWEATDKAAALKEQAAAVAAR; from the coding sequence CCGACAAGATTGCCGACCAGGTCTCCGATGCCATTCTGGATGCCTGCCTCGCACAGGACCCCTACAGCCGCGTGGCCTGCGAGACGCTAACCTGCACCGGCCTGGTTGTCATCGCTGGCGAGATTACGACCAAGGCCTACGTCGACTTCCAGAGCCTCGTCCGCGGCACCATCGCCTCGATCGGCTACGACAACGCACTCTACGGCTTCGACTCGAACACCTGCGCGGTGATCTCGACGATCAACAAGCAGTCGGGCGACATCGCCATGGGTGTGGACACCGGCGGCGCCGGCGACCAGGGCATGATGTTCGGCTACGCCACCAACGAGACGCCGGAGTTGATGCCGACGCCGATCTCGCTGGCGCATCGTCTTGCGCTGAAGCTCAGCGAAGTTCGCAAGAACGGCTCCATGTCGTATCTCCGTCCCGACGGCAAGAGCCAGGTGACGGTGGAGTACGACGCCAACCATAAGCCCGTGCGCGTGGATGCGGTCGTCATCTCGACCCAGCACGCCGAGACCGTCGGCAACGAGGAGCTGCGCTCGGACATCCTGAAGAACGTGATCCAGGCCGTGATCCCCTCGAACCTTCTGGACGAGAACACCAAGTACCACATCAATCCGACCGGCCGCTTCGTTGTGGGCGGACCGATGGGCGACACCGGATTGACGGGCCGCAAGATCATCGTCGACACCTACGGCGGCATGGGCCGTCACGGCGGCGGGGCCTTCAGCGGCAAGGACGCAACCAAGGTCGATCGTTCTGCTGCCTACATGGCGCGCTACGTGGCTAAGAACATTGTCGCCGCCGGTCTCGCCGATCGCTGCGAGGTTCAGCTTGCTTACGCCATCGGCGTGGCAGAGCCGGTCAGTGTACTGGTCGATACGTTCAGCACTGGCAAGGTGGATGAAACCAAACTGGTTGAGCTGGTACGCAAAAACTTCTCCCTGACCCCAAAGGGCATCATCGAGACGCTTCAGCTGCGCCGTCCTGTCTTCAAGGCGACTGCCGCATATGGTCACTTTGGCCGCAGTGGCGAGAACTTCACCTGGGAGGCGACCGACAAGGCAGCCGCTCTCAAGGAGCAGGCCGCCGCGGTTGCAGCCAGGTAA